TTCCCGGCGGCGAGATCGCCGGTACGATCGATGCCGTCGGCGAAGGGGTGACCGGGTGGTCGGCGGGCCAGCGCGTCGTCGCCTGGCGGATGGGTGGCGGCCTTGCCGAATACTGCACGGTCCCGACCGGCGCCCTTGTTGCGGTGCCCGATCGCGTACCCCTCGAGACCGCCGCCGCAGTAGTGCTCGATTACGCCACAGCCGATTACGCCCTGAACGTGCGCGGCCGCCTGCAGCCCGGCGAGACGGTTTTCGTTCTCGGCGCGAACGGCGGCGTGGGCGGCGCGGCCATGCAAATCGCCCGGGCGAACGGAGCGATCCCGGTCGCCGGCGTTTCTGCTGGCCATCGACGGGACGCCGCCATGGCAAGGGGTGCGATGGCGACGGTCGATCTATCCGCGCCGGGCTGGCGGGATGAATTGCGGGCGGTGCTGAAAGGCAAGGCGCCGGACGTGGTAGTCGATCCCTTGGGTGGACCGCTGACCGAACCGGCCTTCCGCAGTCTGGCCAAGCGCGGACGCCATCTCGTCATCGGCTTTGCCGCTGGCGGGATTCCCGCGTTGCCCGTCAATCTGGCCCTGCTGAAGAATGCCGATCTGCTGGGCGTGGACATCCGCGATTTTGCCGAAAGCGAGCCGGACCGCTTTGCCGAACGGGTCAAGACCCTTCTGGACCGGATCGCACGCGGCGAACTTGCCTCTCCGCCCGTCTGCAAACACGATTTCGCCGCATCAAAGGACGCCTTCCGCAGTCTTCAAAGGCGCGATCGGAGCGGTAAACCCGTTATTGCGCTGCAATCCGGTTAGGACACTGGCCCTTCAGGCCAGGCCCCGCACGCAACGATCGACGCCATTGCTGAGGTGCCGGGCCAGCATCTCCTCATCCTGGAAGAAGATGTGGTTCTTGGCGCCAGACTTGAGCTGCGCGCAGATTAGCTCGTGCGTGAAGCAGTCTTCCATCATCGGATCGCGCAGGCCGATCTTGGAGTATTCGCGGGCGAAGAGTTCCCCGGCGGTGCGCACCGGCGGATAGTATCCCTTGATCTCCCATACGCTGCGGTCGACCGCGACGGGCCAGATGTTGAACGTGAAGAACAGGCCATTGAGCAGCCCGACGAAGAAGTTCGGGAAGATGTGCCAGAAATCGAACGAGCCCCGGAAGCGATAGCCTTCGCCCGCGTTTTCGACCTTGGTCCCGAAGGCCTGCACCGTCCCCGTGCCGAAACGGCTGGCAAGCAGCGCGGTAG
This window of the Novosphingobium sp. EMRT-2 genome carries:
- a CDS encoding NADPH:quinone oxidoreductase family protein; translated protein: MKRVAVHRLDGIDALVLDEAPVPQPASGEVRLRVNAVGLGFVDGLLIAGQYQWKPPLPYVPGGEIAGTIDAVGEGVTGWSAGQRVVAWRMGGGLAEYCTVPTGALVAVPDRVPLETAAAVVLDYATADYALNVRGRLQPGETVFVLGANGGVGGAAMQIARANGAIPVAGVSAGHRRDAAMARGAMATVDLSAPGWRDELRAVLKGKAPDVVVDPLGGPLTEPAFRSLAKRGRHLVIGFAAGGIPALPVNLALLKNADLLGVDIRDFAESEPDRFAERVKTLLDRIARGELASPPVCKHDFAASKDAFRSLQRRDRSGKPVIALQSG